In Aspergillus fumigatus Af293 chromosome 2, whole genome shotgun sequence, a genomic segment contains:
- a CDS encoding inositol-3-phosphate synthase INO1, which produces MAPHATSDAVANGAVNGSARTTTAPLFTVNSPNVEYTDNEIKSRYAYHTTDITRTAEGKMVATPKVTNYQFKVDRKVGKVGMMLVGWGGNNGSTVTAGILANRRRLVWETREGERAANYYGSLVMSSTVKLGTDSKTGEEINIPFHDMLPMIHPNDLVIGGWDISSMNLADAMDRAQVLEPTLKQLVRKEMAEMKPLPSIYYPDFIAANQEDRADNVIEGNKASWAHVERIQQDIRDFKAQNGLDKVIVMWTANTERYADIIPGVNDTADNLLNAIKAGHQEVAPSTVFAVACILENVPFINGSPQNTFVPGAIQLAEKHGAFIGGDDFKSGQTKMKSALVDFLINAGIKLTSIASYNHLGNNDGKNLSSQKQFRSKEISKSNVVDDMVAANHLLYKEGEHPDHTVVIKYMPAVGDNKRALDEYYAEIFMGGHQTISLFNICEDSLLASPLIIDLVVIAEMMTRITWKSADDEEYKGFHSVLSVLSYMLKAPLTPPGTPVVNALAKQRSALTNIFRACVGLQPDSEMTLEHKLF; this is translated from the exons ATGGCTCCCCATGCTACCTCGGATGCTGTTGCCAATGGCGCCGTGAACGGGTCGGCTCGTACCACCACCGCTCCTCTTTTCACCGTCAACTCGCCCAATGTTGAGTACACTGACAACGAGATTAAGAGTCGGTATGCTTACCATACCACTGACATTACTCGCACCGCTGAGGGTAAGATGGTTGCCACTCCCAAGGTGACCAACTACCAGTTCAAGGTCGACCGCAAGGTTGGCAAGGTTGGTATGATGCTGGTCGGCTGGGGTGGAAACAACGGGTCCACGGTGACTGCTGGTATCCTTGCTAATCGCCGGCGCCTCGTCTGGGAGACCCGCGAAGGCGAGCGCGCTGCCAACTACTATGGTTCCCTTGTCATGAGCTCGACCGTCAAGCTAGGTACTGATTCCAAGACCGGTGAGGAGATCAACATTCCGTTCCATGATATGCTCCCGATGATCCACCCTAATGATCTTGTCATTGGCGGTTGGGACATCAGCAGTATGAACCTTGCCGATGCCATGGATCGGGCGCAAGTTCTTGAGCCAAccctcaagcagctggttCGTAAGGAGATGGCCGAGATGAAGCCCTTGCCCAGTATCTACTACCCCGACTTCATTGCTGCCAATCAGGAAGACCGTGCAGACAATGTCATCGAGGGCAACAAGGCTTCCTGGGCTCACGTCGAGCGTATCCAGCAGGACATACG TGACTTCAAGGCTCAGAACGGCCTGGACAAGGTCATTGTCATGTGGACTGCCAACACCGAGCGCTACGCTGATATCATCCCCGGCGTCAATGACACTGCAGACAACCTGCTGAACGCTATCAAGGCCGGCCACCAGGAGGTTGCCCCCTCGACCGTTTTTGCGGTGGCCTGTATCTTGGAGAACGTTCCTTTCATCAACGGATCGCCCCAGAACACTTTCGTCCCCGGTGCCATCCAGCTTGCTGAGAAGCACGGAGCCTTCATTGGTGGTGACGACTTCAAGTCTGGTCAGACCAAGATGAAGTCTGCTCTGGTTGACTTTTTGATCAACGCGGGTATCAAGCTCACCTCGATCGCCAGCTACAACCACCTGGGTAACAATGACGGCAAGAACTTGAGCTCTCAGAAGCAGTTCCGTTCCAAGGAGATCTCCAAGTCCAATGTAGTTGATGACATGGTCGCTGCGAACCACCTCCTCTACAAGGAAGGCGAACACCCCGACCACACTGTTGTGATCAAGTACATGCCTGCTGTCGGTGACAACAAGCGTGCTCTGGATGAGTACTACGCCGAGATCTTCATGGGTGGCCACCAGACCATCAGCTTGTTCAATATCTGCGAGGACTCTCTGCTTGCTTCCCCTCTGATCATCGACCTGGTTGTTATCGCCGAGATGATGACTCGCATCACCTGGAAGTCAGCGGATGACGAGGAGTACAAGGGATTCCACAGTGTTCTCAGTGTCCTCAGCTACATGCTCAAG GCTCCTCTGACTCCCCCCGGCACCCCTGTGGTCAATGCTCTCGCCAAGCAGCGCTCTGCTCTGACCAACATCTTCCGGGCCTGTGTTGGTCTCCAGCCTGACTCTGAGATGACTCTGGAGCACAAGCTCTTCTAG
- a CDS encoding LIM domain-containing protein, with protein MAGLMDGALLPTIKCSNCGMSVEISEMGDHVCKRVPASPSPPPPSPPPKPDSATASTHLRNPSGPRLGRPGPPPRIDPSLANRPYLHPNEDLSKSEKDSLTPSPLSVSTGQRTPHLQQGSRISPLLDEPDSPDVIKPVGDLPAFPLPRSMSKKRNASLSRLQLAQTAPPVPSPQFGHAMDGEAPLPPQSARMSGYERGHSPPPLTKQHDAAGAQTISHRHGDSIDSRSSYGTSAGSTRYGENSSKRSTAMSSRRPSFASIAQESHQFTEEASSGGAIHLEPLMEHPPSAEQSAGTESQKHGGKGGSFSGFDFGVATTEKPFPDPLRVSSHTNSDRLSSTRGSAELFFRSPSQSSFGLPADWLDPDETRSSSASSANVSYKAFRPLVSDIEPPSASQSEPKDVPRKGTDSSSESNTSVSKFARALGLDFPHHATENSTSSSSESSPSEARSGTSISSLPSEASLSRRKPSETSRLGVVKEQPANGNQQPVLPETEQTESPADLEPPRIPASFLSPDSPTDPAINKGSLSLVVDKATTTPPQPSEPSEPRVPLVRQESHDPQTEPPERPTITRSATEPPVRPPPRPKGRCRGCGEAILGKSVSSKDGRLTGRYHRECFVCCHCRSPFETADFYVLNDRPYCAQHYHELNGSLCSACNKGIEGQYLETNERSGPGPADHKKFHPDCLTCRTCGIPVKGEYYEWNGQVYCERDARRAAASMSPNRMRRPTLPSSPLAARPPNYPPMPPGYPRRPGPGPGPGGPGFGPGPGPGSRRPSGMLDIPRGPPPAGARRFPERRTTRLMMT; from the exons ATGGCGGGATTGATGGACGGGGCGCTGTTGCCCACCATCAAATGCTCCAATTGCGGGATGAGTGTCGAGATCTCGGAGATGGGAGATCACGTCTGCAAACGTGTGCCAG catctccatctccgccgcctccatcACCTCCCCCAAAACCCGACTCCGCGACTGCCTCAACACATTTGAGGAACCCGTCTGGACCCAGGCTGGGACGACCAGGGCCACCACCTCGCATCGATCCATCATTAGCGA ATCGACCGTACTTGCACCCCAACGAAGATCTGTCGAAGAGTGAAAAGGACTCTCTGACCCCCTCTCCGCTCTCAGTATCAACAGGACAACGGACGCCCCATTTGCAGCAAGGGAGTCGCATCTCCCCCCTTCTGGATGAACCCGATTCGCCTGATGTGATCAAGCCAGTTGGCGATTTGCCAGCGTTCCCCTTGCCACGATCGATGTCCAAGAAACGGAATGCTTCGCTGTCGCGATTGCAGCTAGCCCAAACTGCACCGCCAGTACCCTCTCCGCAATTCGGACATGCGATGGATGGAGAGGCTCCACTGCCTCCCCAGAGTGCGCGCATGTCAGGATACGAGAGAGGACATTCACCCCCGCCGTTGACGAAACAGCATGATGCGGCAGGCGCTCAAACGATCTCCCATAGACATGGGGACTCGATTGACAGCAGGAGTAGCTACGGAACGTCCGCCGGGAGTACCCGATATGGTGAAAACAGCTCCAAGCGATCGACTGCCATGTCCAGTCGACGACCCTCATTCGCAAGCATTGCTCAAGAGTCACATCAATTTACCGAAGAGGCATCATCTGGCGGCGCCATTCATCTAGAACCTTTGATGGAGCATCCACCATCAGCCGAGCAATCAGCTGGTACGGAGAGCCAGAAGCATGGCGGAAAGGGCGGCAGCTTCAGCGGGTTCGATTTCGGCGTAGCAACCACTGAGAAACCATTTCCTGATCCATTGCGGGTCTCGTCCCATACGAATTCAGACCGGCTTAGCAGCACACGAGGCTCCGCTGAGCTCTTCTTCCGAAGCCCATCGCAAAGCTCGTTTGGCTTACCCGCTGATTGGCTGGATCCTGATGAAACCCGATCGTCGTCTGCGTCCTCCGCCAACGTGTCATACAAAGCTTTTCGACCCTTGGTGTCAGACATTGAACCACCCAGTGCCTCGCAATCTGAGCCAAAGGATGTACCGAGGAAAGGCACAGATTCGAGCAGTGAAAGCAATACATCAGTTTCCAAGTTTGCTCGTGCTCTAGGCCTTGATTTCCCCCATCATGCGACGGAGAAttcgacttcttcttcttccgaatCGTCGCCCTCTGAAGCACGGAGCGGAACCTCAATCTCTAGTCTTCCCTCGGAGGCGAGTCTGTCAAGAAGAAAGCCATCGGAGACGAGCCGACTAGGAGTCGTCAAAGAGCAGCCGGCCAATGGCAATCAGCAGCCAGTGCTGCCAGAAACCGAGCAGACGGAAAGTCCCGCTGATCTTGAACCCCCGCGAATCCCTGCTTCATTTCTCAGTCCCGACTCCCCGACGGACCCGGCTATCAATAAAGGTAGTCTGTCCTTGGTAGTAGACAAGGCAACCACCACTCCTCCACAGCCGAGCGAGCCGAGCGAGCCTCGCGTCCCTCTCGTACGTCAAGAATCTCACGATCCTCAAACCGAGCCCCCGGAACGGCCCACAATCACTCGATCGGCGACAGAGCCTCCTGTTCGTCCGCCACCTCGTCCCAAAGGACGTTGTCGGGGATGCGGTGAGGCGATTTTGGGGAAATCTGTCTCGTCCAAGGATGGCCGCCTGACTGGGCGATACCACCGCGAATGCTTCGTctgctgccattgccgaTCGCCATTCGAGACGGCCGATTTCTATGTGCTGAATGACCGCCCATACTGTGCACAGCACTATCACGAACTGAACGGATCCCTTTGCAGTGCATGCAACAAGGGTATCGAAGGCCAGTATCTCGAAACGAACGAGAGAAGCGGCCCGGGGCCGGCGGATCACAAGAAGTTCCACCCCGACTGTTTGACCTGTCGAACCTGTGGGATTCCCGTAAAGGGCGAGTACTACGAATGGAATGGTCAGGTATATTGCGAACGCGACGCTCGCCGGGCCGCTGCATCCATGTCGCCCAATCGAATGCGCCGGCCGACCTTGCCATCGTCGCCTTTGGCCGCTCGTCCCCCGAACTACCCCCCGATGCCTCCTGGGTATCCCCGTCGCCCCGGCCCTGGCCCTGGGCCTGGCGGGCCTGGCTTTGGCCCGGGTCCTGGTCCTGGCTCTCGTCGTCCTTCCGGAATGTTGGATATACCACGCGGGCCTCCCCCAGCTGGCGCCCGACGATTCCCGGAGAGGCGGACGACCCGGTTAATGATGACATGa
- a CDS encoding glycerophosphodiester phosphodiesterase: MNPSKSKPQTIAHRGRIKHPTATNPRSCQYPENTLESFRAAAAAGCDAIETDLRVSRDGVIVLCHDRSLERVYGVKRLVDECTWAELQSLKTTQAPHVRMPRLVDFLAVLCEPGWEEMWAVLDIKLGNLPERIIPLLAEALESVPSATPWSKRLVLGCWSAAFFPLCESYLPGFETALIGFDLWYAARVLRGSPAAVNVNQKVLMGMGRGFLEEARAAGRRVFVWTVNEPSLMRWSIEQGVDGIITDDPGRCRSMVLDAVKGASPGTRHDERVTVSQRAQAWAVSLLVVMFGWLFRRKFLYPLEKRDKSE; this comes from the exons ATGAACCCATCAAAATCCAAACCCCAGACTATCGCCCACCGCGGCAGAATCAAACACCCCACCGCAACCAACCCCCGCTCCTGCCAGTACCCCGAAAACACCCTCGAGAGCTTCcgtgccgccgccgccgccggctGCGACGCCATCGAGACGGACCTCCGTGTCTCCCGCGACGGGGTCATCGTGCTCTGCCACGACCGCTCGCTCGAGCGGGTCTACGGCGTGAAGCGGCTCGTGGACGAATGTACCTGGGCCGAGTTGCAGTCTCTCAAAACCACCCAGGCGCCGCACGTGCGGATGCCGCGGCTAGTAGATTTCCTGGCGGTACTTTGTGAGCCTGGGTGGGAGGAGATGTGGGCGGTGTTGGATATTAAG CTGGGTAATCTCCCCGAACGGATCATCCCGCTTCTTGCGGAGGCGCTGGAGTCCGTCCCGTCGGCTACGCCGTGGTCGAAACGGCTCGTCCTCGGGTGCTGGTCTGCCGCGTTCTTCCCGCTTTGTGAGAGCTACCTGCCTGGGTTTGAAACCGCGTTGATCGGCTTCGATCTGTGGTATGCGGCGCGCGTGCTGCGGGGGAGCCCGGCCGCGGTGAATGTTAATCagaaggtgttgatggggATGGGGAGGGGGTTTCTGGAGGAAGCGCGGGCCGCGGGTCGGCGGGTGTTTGTGTGGACGGTGAACGAGCCGAGTTTGATGCGATGGTCTATTGAGCAGGGGGTGGATGGGATTATCACGGATGATCCGGGACGGTGTCGGAGTATGGTCCTGGACGCGGTGAAAGGGGCGAGTCCGGGGACTCGACACGACGAGCGAGTCACTGTCTCGCAGAGGGCTCAGGCGTGGGCTGTGTCCCTTCTGGTGGTCATGTTTGGGTGGCTCTTTCGACGAAAGTTTCTGTATCCGCTGGAGAAGCGAGATAAGAGCGAGTAG